Proteins from a single region of Apium graveolens cultivar Ventura chromosome 7, ASM990537v1, whole genome shotgun sequence:
- the LOC141672190 gene encoding uncharacterized protein LOC141672190 isoform X1, with amino-acid sequence MGSKKIIAICQSGGEFKTGDDGSLVYDGGEAYAVDVDHETRWDNFKQELAEMFQYSIDDFLIKYFLPGHRKTLISISREKDLQRMVNFCEDFDQVEVFVINDSGVALSVPNVSGSRPSKISISEAAVLPDTPLLTAKADDTIDIEMDTANQSNPDKTLSLTNDENNHMVAMQWQNTITGVNQRFSSFPEFRDALHKYSIAHGFTYKFKKNDSQRVSVVCKAEGCQWRIWASKVASTQLICIKKMIGIHTCEGTKLKAEHRAGRGWVGSIIKEKLKLSPNYKPRDIVADIEREYGVQLNYSQAWRAKGLAREQLHGSHKEAYSQLPFLCNKIIETNPGSIAKFTTKEDSSFHRLFVSFHASISGFERGCRPLIFLDSTPLNSKYQGVLLTATAADGDDGIFPVAFAIVDDETDDNWHYFILELRSVVSTSHQITFIADFQKGLKETLREIFGGGCYHGYCLHYLAEKLNIDLKEPFSYEARRLMVQDLYAAATAPKLDAFERCTESLKAISPEAYNWVISSEPDHWANAFFAGSRYNHVSSNFGLPFYGWLSDANELPITQIIDSLRGKMMDLYYKRRADSSHWETRLTPSMEEKLKSATLKAHLLQVSLLDAGTFEVQSESVDIVNVDHWDCSCKGWQITGLPCCHAIAVILGLGRDPYDYCSRYFTAESYRLTYLDSISPVPNVDKPVMIESQEVEILVTPPPTRCPASRKKRKHGGSSDIIKRTLQCSKCKGLGHNKKTCSVAQEDNNEASEPLPLSIDVTIEEELTESFAV; translated from the exons ATGGGGAGCAAGAAAATTATTGCCATTTGTCAATCTGGCGGTGAATTTAAAACGGGTGATGATGGTTCATTAGTTTACGATGGCGGGGAGGCTTATGCTGTTGATGTTGATCACGAGACTCGGTGGGATAATTTCAAGCAAGAGTTAGCTGAAATGTTCCAGTATAGCATTGATGACTTTTTGATTAAGTACTTTCTTCCGGGACATAGGAAAACGCTTATTAGCATATCAAGAGAGAAGGACTTGCAGAGGATGGTTAATTTTTGCGAGGATTTTGACCAAGTTGAGGTGTTTGTTATTAATGATAGCGGTGTTGCTCTGAGTGTTCCGAATGTGTCTGGCAGTAG GCCTAGCAAGATTAGTATATCAGAAGCTGCTGTTCTTCCTGACACACCTTTACTTACTGCCAAAGCAGATGATACCATTGATATAGAGATGGACACAGCCAATCAATCAAACCCAGATAAAACTCTCAGTTTAACAAACGATGAAAATAATCATATGGTTGCAATGCAGTGGCAGAATACTATTACTGGCGTGAATCAAAGATTTTCTAGTTTTCCTGAATTTCGTGATGCTCTACACAAGTACTCAATTGCACATGGATTTACATACAAATTCAAGAAGAATGATAGTCAGCGAGTATCTGTTGTATGCAAAGCAGAAGGTTGTCAGTGGCGTATATGGGCATCCAAGGTTGCCAGCACTCAGTTAATCTGTATCAAGAAAATGATTGGCATTCATACGTGTGAAGGAACCAAATTGAAAGCTGAGCATCGTGCAGGAAGGGGCTGGGTTGGTAGTATCATAAAGGAGAAGTTGAAACTTTCTCCTAACTACAAGCCTCGGGATATTGTTGCAGATATTGAACGAGAATATGGTGTTCAGTTAAACTATTCCCAGGCGTGGCGTGCAAAAGGACTTGCTAGGGAGCAGCTTCATGGCTCTCATAAAGAGGCATACAGTCAATTGCCTTTCCTCTGTAACAAGATAATCGAAACAAATCCAGGAAGTATTGCTAAATTCACTACAAAGGAGGACTCAAGCTTCCATCGCCTATTTGTCTCATTTCATGCTTCAATATCTGGTTTTGAACGAGGTTGCCGGCCTCTAATTTTTCTTGATAGCACTCCTCTGAATTCAAAATATCAGGGTGTGTTGTTGACTGCTACCGCTGCCGATGGAGATGATGGAATATTTCCTGTGGCGTTTGCTATAGTGGATGATGAGACTGATGACAACTGGCATTACTTTATTTTGGAACTGAGATCTGTAGTTTCCACATCTCACCAGATTACATTTATAGCAGATTTCCAAAAGGGTTTAAAAGAGACATTGCGTGAAATATTTGGCGGGGGGTGTTACCATGGCTATTGTCTGCACTATCTTGCTGAGAAACTTAATATTGATTTGAAGGAGCCATTTTCTTATGAAGCTAGGCGCCTCATGGTTCAAGATTTGTATGCTGCTGCCACTGCTCCGAAGCTTGATGCTTTTGAACGATGTACTGAAAGCTTAAAGGCTATATCCCCTGAAGCCTATAATTGGGTAATAAGTAGTGAACCAGATCACTGGGCTAATGCTTTTTTTGCTGGTTCAAGGTATAATCATGTTTCGTCTAATTTCGGACTGCCATTTTATGGTTGGTTGTCAGATGCAAACGAATTGCCTATTACGCAGATAATCGATTCATTGCGGGGTAAAATGATGGACTTGTACTATAAGCGGCGAGCCGATTCAAGTCATTGGGAAACAAGGTTAACACCATCAATGGAAGAAAAGTTAAAAAGCGCGACTTTAAAGGCCCACTTACTTCAGGTGTCACTGCTGGATGCTGGCACATTCGAAGTTCAGAGTGAATCAGTTGATATAGTTAATGTTGATCATTGGGACTGTAGCTGCAAAGGATGGCAGATAACGGGGTTGCCCTGTTGCCATGCTATTGCTGTTATCTTAGGTCTTGGTAGGGATCCGTATGATTATTGCTCTAGATACTTTACAGCTGAGAGTTACCGCTTAACTTATTTAGATTCAATAAGTCCAGTACCTAATGTAGACAAACCAGTGATGATTGAATCACAAGAGGTAGAAATTCTTGTAACTCCTCCACCAACTAGGTGCCCAGCAAGCAGAAAAAAGAGGAAACATGGTGGTTCATCAGACATAATTAAGAGGACACTACAGTGTAGCAAGTGCAAGGGTCTTGGTCACAATAAGAAAACTTGCAG TGTGGCGCAGGAGGATAACAACGAAGCATCAGAACCTCTGCCGCTGTCAATAGATGTGACCATAGAAGAGGAGCTTACAGAATCATTTGCTGTTTAG
- the LOC141672190 gene encoding uncharacterized protein LOC141672190 isoform X2, with protein MDTANQSNPDKTLSLTNDENNHMVAMQWQNTITGVNQRFSSFPEFRDALHKYSIAHGFTYKFKKNDSQRVSVVCKAEGCQWRIWASKVASTQLICIKKMIGIHTCEGTKLKAEHRAGRGWVGSIIKEKLKLSPNYKPRDIVADIEREYGVQLNYSQAWRAKGLAREQLHGSHKEAYSQLPFLCNKIIETNPGSIAKFTTKEDSSFHRLFVSFHASISGFERGCRPLIFLDSTPLNSKYQGVLLTATAADGDDGIFPVAFAIVDDETDDNWHYFILELRSVVSTSHQITFIADFQKGLKETLREIFGGGCYHGYCLHYLAEKLNIDLKEPFSYEARRLMVQDLYAAATAPKLDAFERCTESLKAISPEAYNWVISSEPDHWANAFFAGSRYNHVSSNFGLPFYGWLSDANELPITQIIDSLRGKMMDLYYKRRADSSHWETRLTPSMEEKLKSATLKAHLLQVSLLDAGTFEVQSESVDIVNVDHWDCSCKGWQITGLPCCHAIAVILGLGRDPYDYCSRYFTAESYRLTYLDSISPVPNVDKPVMIESQEVEILVTPPPTRCPASRKKRKHGGSSDIIKRTLQCSKCKGLGHNKKTCSVAQEDNNEASEPLPLSIDVTIEEELTESFAV; from the exons ATGGACACAGCCAATCAATCAAACCCAGATAAAACTCTCAGTTTAACAAACGATGAAAATAATCATATGGTTGCAATGCAGTGGCAGAATACTATTACTGGCGTGAATCAAAGATTTTCTAGTTTTCCTGAATTTCGTGATGCTCTACACAAGTACTCAATTGCACATGGATTTACATACAAATTCAAGAAGAATGATAGTCAGCGAGTATCTGTTGTATGCAAAGCAGAAGGTTGTCAGTGGCGTATATGGGCATCCAAGGTTGCCAGCACTCAGTTAATCTGTATCAAGAAAATGATTGGCATTCATACGTGTGAAGGAACCAAATTGAAAGCTGAGCATCGTGCAGGAAGGGGCTGGGTTGGTAGTATCATAAAGGAGAAGTTGAAACTTTCTCCTAACTACAAGCCTCGGGATATTGTTGCAGATATTGAACGAGAATATGGTGTTCAGTTAAACTATTCCCAGGCGTGGCGTGCAAAAGGACTTGCTAGGGAGCAGCTTCATGGCTCTCATAAAGAGGCATACAGTCAATTGCCTTTCCTCTGTAACAAGATAATCGAAACAAATCCAGGAAGTATTGCTAAATTCACTACAAAGGAGGACTCAAGCTTCCATCGCCTATTTGTCTCATTTCATGCTTCAATATCTGGTTTTGAACGAGGTTGCCGGCCTCTAATTTTTCTTGATAGCACTCCTCTGAATTCAAAATATCAGGGTGTGTTGTTGACTGCTACCGCTGCCGATGGAGATGATGGAATATTTCCTGTGGCGTTTGCTATAGTGGATGATGAGACTGATGACAACTGGCATTACTTTATTTTGGAACTGAGATCTGTAGTTTCCACATCTCACCAGATTACATTTATAGCAGATTTCCAAAAGGGTTTAAAAGAGACATTGCGTGAAATATTTGGCGGGGGGTGTTACCATGGCTATTGTCTGCACTATCTTGCTGAGAAACTTAATATTGATTTGAAGGAGCCATTTTCTTATGAAGCTAGGCGCCTCATGGTTCAAGATTTGTATGCTGCTGCCACTGCTCCGAAGCTTGATGCTTTTGAACGATGTACTGAAAGCTTAAAGGCTATATCCCCTGAAGCCTATAATTGGGTAATAAGTAGTGAACCAGATCACTGGGCTAATGCTTTTTTTGCTGGTTCAAGGTATAATCATGTTTCGTCTAATTTCGGACTGCCATTTTATGGTTGGTTGTCAGATGCAAACGAATTGCCTATTACGCAGATAATCGATTCATTGCGGGGTAAAATGATGGACTTGTACTATAAGCGGCGAGCCGATTCAAGTCATTGGGAAACAAGGTTAACACCATCAATGGAAGAAAAGTTAAAAAGCGCGACTTTAAAGGCCCACTTACTTCAGGTGTCACTGCTGGATGCTGGCACATTCGAAGTTCAGAGTGAATCAGTTGATATAGTTAATGTTGATCATTGGGACTGTAGCTGCAAAGGATGGCAGATAACGGGGTTGCCCTGTTGCCATGCTATTGCTGTTATCTTAGGTCTTGGTAGGGATCCGTATGATTATTGCTCTAGATACTTTACAGCTGAGAGTTACCGCTTAACTTATTTAGATTCAATAAGTCCAGTACCTAATGTAGACAAACCAGTGATGATTGAATCACAAGAGGTAGAAATTCTTGTAACTCCTCCACCAACTAGGTGCCCAGCAAGCAGAAAAAAGAGGAAACATGGTGGTTCATCAGACATAATTAAGAGGACACTACAGTGTAGCAAGTGCAAGGGTCTTGGTCACAATAAGAAAACTTGCAG TGTGGCGCAGGAGGATAACAACGAAGCATCAGAACCTCTGCCGCTGTCAATAGATGTGACCATAGAAGAGGAGCTTACAGAATCATTTGCTGTTTAG